acgatttagtccatagctaaatcgttaaactcttttatcacgacttatacgtattatttatccctgataaataatacgaaactcgatattaacactttcccgtcaaaatccaatgtttccatttttgacacaaagtggctaaattaccactttggtccctgtgcccaattttagacttttctcgtcatttttccatttaattccaattctaactttagaattgaaatataatataaattttctccataataatcttttctaaaaccgacctactaaaacttatttatcggaaatctttccAATATTGCtacttctgcgactcaaaactggacacgtggtccaattagataattaattattttggggcaTTACAATTCTAATGAGCAAATGATCAATATACCTCCTCAGCTTGGCatgaaatattgaaaaattcattcattttattttattctatcaGTAACAGGATATTAacggtatttttatttttatcaaatgtCAGTTTTAACCACAACTTTTCTGTCATAAAATCGTTATTATCCCGACATCAATTCCTATTTTAATTATGAATCTTTCCctcattaaattaatttgtacCTTCGTTATTAATCCCCTCACCACATCACACAAAATTACCATTTTCACTCCCaaagttattttattatttattaaaaatttatattttttgtagaaaataaaatttatctaaacATACATACGtacaacaaaaaataattactataaTATATCATTATAGTAAAAATAATTGGAATCCATAGCTACGTACAATTATTTGGGTTGGAATCTACGATTACTAAGATCATATCTATTTTTATGgaaaaaactatttaaatatattatttttaagatagTACGTATTTCATATAATGTATAGaattataatttcataaaattattactattcatctaaattttgatttaaagtgagggataattatttaattttgaatatctaTTTTATTTCTTATCAATTCTATAAACTAAAAtgatttactaatttttatatataatcttAATTTGAATTGTAgtttcaattgataaaaatataataactagTATACTAGATAGAATGGACATGAAAATATAGTTGATAACTGATGAATCACTAAACTGAATCCGAGCTTGaccgacctgcacaccacaagcaaacagaggtcagaaggaactccggtgggggtcaccggacgttcactccgacgctcaagtaaggttttgaaGTAGAGCAAGAAGAAGAAGGGAAAAGAGTGTATTTTtagtagagaaaaagaaattacctagggtttgtccttaaaccctctatttatagttagggtttaaggacaaacctgccttgctggcaggctgtgagcccagtggtcccagaaatcagttatgctgacgtggtagaatatccctgcgggaggcacgggttgttaggtgtgtcagagggaacattcctcacgtacctgtcagaagatcttctgtggtcccaggatttggtacacgagtgagcgctcctgggcaggacctcggagcccggtcaagccttgaagcccggataacttgggagtcaagttatcatggttcttGCATATGAGAGTAGCTCAGAGCTCGAACCAGATGGTCCAGTCTTTCGGGCTCAAGAGCTCGGAGCTCGGCTTAGGTCTGAGTTGAACATACTTCAGAGCTCGGGTAggattcttggtccgaccttatcaggcatgattgtctcggatgatgtttgaattcccatcgatccggtgaccccccaagtcatgcgttCTATGATTTCAAGCaggtcggacattgttaccaggtcggtgaaatgcttgacttagcgatgttcgttcctggcgaggttgcttcgcccctactagatgtgctacgttatcactagtccccccccagtgtgtcggatatttatgtccgagatgGTAGTGTTATCCGAGTTATTAGGTCACGTGAGTCTGGGCGTGCTTGCTTTGTTTTTGGGTGATCTCTGACACCGAGCCCCTTGTCAGGGGGATGGTGGGCTGATATGGTGTGTGAAAGGACCTGTCTGTCGAGATGTCTTATCTGACAGCTGTTGTGACCGTTGTCCTAGGTGGCGGTTGCTTGCTGTCTACGCTGGGTCCACGTGTCCTGCAGTTATGGCGTGAGCGGTTTCCCAGGAAACGTTGTGAGTGGGAGGAGAGAGAAAATGTGAGCGTGTCTCTTtgttttccctctctttttcaGTTACaagatttaatttttcaaatctcTTCAAAACTTCTCACTTTCTTTCTCAGTTTTTGTCTTTCGTTTTCTGTTTCTCTGATTTCTCTGATTTCTGGTTTCCCTTTTTCCTTCGATACAAGGTTTCTTCAGTTGCTGTTTTGGAAGCATAATCTGGTGGTTCTCTTTCAAGGATTCATCCCAGTGTTGTGGTTTAGTCTTACGCTTCTTCATTCTTTTCTGGAAATCGCCTATTCTACTGCAACAAGTAAGTTTCTTCTGTTGTGATGATTTTGATTTATGTTTCAAACTGTTTGTTGTGTTTGATATGCTTGACTTCTATTCTTGTGCATCATTGTTCGTTAATGTTTCCATGTGTGTGTTATGATCTGCTTGATTGAATTCCATGACTTTGTTTTGTTGTTTGTGTTCTTCGTTTGGGAAAAGAATTTCcagaaatctggaaattctttaCGGTGTTCTTCGTGTTCTGATGGTTTCACCCCTTAGGAAAtctgttttgatttgtaatttcaAGTTTTAGCAAATTTGTCTTGTTTGTCTAGTGGAACTCGTCTCATCCGAGCTTGTTTCCCTGTCCTTAggtatgtcgggtgacccatcAGATCGCGAGGAAGGGGTGGGTTATGATGATGACAATGTGGATATGGACGAGCCGTCTGCTGAGTTTTATGTGGTTCGTCCTCGACCTGATGAATCTGCCGAGGTGGGAGAGGTGGGGACCTCGGTGCCTGCTGGCCCTTCCCGAAAAGGGAAAGAAAAGAGGAAAACTGTCGGTGATAAGCCTGATGATCGGGACATCAAAGCGTCGCGGTGCACCCTGGGTTTTTTGAGGGCCGTGCGGAAAGCGTTCGACATCCCGCAGGAGTACGAGCTGTCTATGATTCCCGCGGGGAAGAGATTAAATGACGCTCCTCCCGAGAACACGATTATGCTCACCCTGGAGCATCTCCAGTCTGGCATCCGGTTTCCTATATCCGAGCAGTTCAAGAGGCTGAGCAACTACTTCGAAGTGCCGTTATCCCAGGTTCATCCTAATGGAGTTCGGCACTACTCTTGTTTCTTGGAGCTGTGCCGACAGACTGGGGTGACCGACAGTATGCGACTTTTCTGCTGCATGTACCTGATGTCGCTGAAGGATCAGAGTCATTTCGCCTATCTGCGATTCCGGGGTGAGAGGAAAGACATGGCCGGAGGGCTGGTGTCGGGGATAACTGACTCCTTGAGGGACTTCAAGGAGGATTATTTTCAGGTGTCTCACCCTACTGCCTTCCAGGGGATGGTGACCACCTGGGTCGCTAAGTGTTATAAGCCCGACAAGTGGTTCCATACCCCTGGCCCTTTGGAGCGAGATGATATGTACAAGCTCCGGGATGCTGCTCCTGCTGGGGAGAAAGCACAGGCTGACGACCTGTGCCCTAAACTCCTGTTTGATTACTGGAAGGGCACAGCTGCGGCTAGCGCTGGTCtgtttgttgttttcttttctctcttttttgttGTTATCTGTTATGTGAAGTGGTTGCTTACTgtttgtattatattttaactctGTTATGTTTTGGTGTGATTGCAGTGAACAGTCTGGACCCCGCCAAGTTGATtgggaagaaaagaaaaaggccCGCTGTCCGAGCTGCGACCCCCACAATCCCGCGGGCTGCACCTGCTGCGGGTTCGGCTGTCCCCCGGCCTTCCCCAGCGGGTGAAACTGCTGCTAAACCCACGTCTCCGGAGGTTCCGGAAGGCGTTCAAGTTACGGGGTTGGATGCAATTCCTCTCCGAGTTCAGAGGCCCGGCGAGACGGAGTTTCCCCCTGCCGCCGAACCAAGAAGGGACATTCCCTTTGTGGACCTGGGCTCGGCGGAGACCGTGATGGGACCCGACAACCCGAGGATGTTCCTCAACGGGCTGCTGCTGAGGTCGGGGGTCCTAGCGCCCGTGCTGTAGGGTCTCGGATGCCGGATCTGCCGGATGTTTCCTCGGATTCTAGCACGACCGCTTCTTGTCCTCAGGGGATAACTCGGGCGAGGTTTGCCGAGTGGGTTGGTCAGCACAACCCGGGCGTCCGGGTATCGATTCACGAGCTACCCATCGCTGGGGATATTGCTCGGGTGACTACGCTACCCGAGGACGAGGCCTACTATAAGACCTATAAACCAGAGAATTTGCTGGCAACGGTCTCTGCCCTCTGTATCCAGGTAATTTCTtagactttttattttgttttacttGATTTATTTCCCTTGTTGTTTTAAGTAACTTTGATGTTTGTTCTTTAGGCGGCTCAAATGTCTTACCGGGCTGACCGGCGTGCTAGTCAGAACGAGGACGACCTGCTCCTGGCCAAGAAGCTAATGTTATCTGAGGCGGCCAAAGCCCGAGATGCAGAGAGGAGGGCTAGCGAAGCCGAGCAAAGGGCCTTGGAGGCCGGACAAAAGGCCTCGGACGGGGCTTCGCTGGTGGCTCAGTTGGAGGGCAAACTGAAAGACTCCGAGGATCGACGGTCGGAAGACCTGGAGATGCTGGGAAAACTGAGGGGTGACATCAGTCGTCTAGAGACTGAGAAGGCTGCTGAGAAAGAAGATTTCTCCAAGCAGCTCGCTGATGTCACTCGCCGGAATGAGCTAGCCTCCAAGGGACTCCGAGATTCGGTGGAGGACCTGAAGAAGAAACTGGCTGAGGCCGAGAGGCGAGCCGAGAAAGCTGAGGCCCAAGCCGCGGAAGGCACGGTCCGAGAAGAGAACTTATATGAGGACTTCCGGAAGATGCTGTATGTTGGCGAGGTCCAAGTCGGCGAGTTCGTGAGAGGTCGGTTCGGAGCCGATGTCGACGTCTCAGATTTCAAGCTGGACGTGCTCGAGTTGCACCGCCGTGCCAAGGAGCTACCTGAAGATTACGACATGCCAGCAGATATCGAAGATTATCTTGCTGATGATCAAGACCAGGGGCCGAACTGATGCAGCAGTTAATTACTTGTAATAGTTTGAAcaattttcctttttctttgtaaatttttgggatATTGAGCCTCGAGCTCTCTTTTTGTAAGtttgaatattttctttttccttgaatgaattttttccttTGTATATATACATCTTGATCTTTACTTGCCTATGTTTTCTTTGTTATACTCGTGTTATTTCTTTGAatgatgtttttgttttctatctttgaaaattttggttaaGTATGTGACAACACGTTTGCATACTTAACTCAGACTAGTTTCCGAGCTGGCTCCAGTAGTGTGGACTTTTTTCTAGCCTCTTGTTTTCATATGTTGGTTCTTGACTTAGGCGTGGGATTAAAAAATGCTAGGATAGGTTCTTAGTTATTCATAGACCAAGTTTAAGCAAGTTGCTCGGCGTGGATAGCCTATTGTCTTGGGACAACCCGGAGTTGTTGTTGCTCGGGGTCGAGAATTGCTCGTAGTACGTAGGTGGCATCTAGCCCGCTGGTGGCGTATAGCCCgttggtggcacatagcccgtagatggcacatagcccgtagatggcacatagcccgctggtggcgcatagcccgtagatggcacatagcccgctggtggcacatagcccgctggtggcacatagcccgtagatggcacatagcccgctggtggcacatagcccgtagatggcacatagcccgtggatggcacatagcccgtggatggcacatagcccgtggattttttaccgagtagagtgctcgggttttggaaaagacatgaattctttttaatcttttttattcattgaggggaaaaacttatgtttgagttttacaaaagcctaactcaaacataagtgaaaaaacccctaggtacctcgaaaatgaaaacaagtaactactgatagtatttccgaagaacctgggagttccaagttctcgggagcactctgcccgacatgtgtgctattttataagctcctgctcgtccgacctcagtgactcgataggggccttcccagttagGTTCGAGCTTTCCCACTCCAGCATTTCCCTTAGTAATGTCTGCCCGTCGTAGGACCAGATCGCCAACTTGGAAACTCAagggtttaactctcttgttatgatacttagccattctttgcttgtatgcttcgattcttAGCGCTGCCTGCTCTCTTCGCTCTTCCAGCAGGTCTAAGCATAAtttctgttcttcctcgttCTTAGCCTCATCGAAGAACTGGACCCTTAGAGTTGGCATCCCGATTTCCACCGGTATCATCGCCTCGCACCCATATGTTAGagaaaacggggtgtctcctgtgcctgcccttggcgtggttctgtaagcccatatgaccttcggtagctcttccagccactgtCTATCGAACTCCCCTAGCCTGGCCTTGAGCCCTTTTAGGATCGTCCGGTTGGTTACTTCGGTCATCCCATTGCTCTGCGGGTGAACTACTGAAGTGAAACGCAGGTCAATGTGCAAGTCGTTGCAAAATTCCTTGAAGGCTCGGCAGTTGAACTGCTTTCCGTTATCAGTTACCAACGCTCTGGGTATACCGAAACGACACACAATTTGCCTCCAGAAGAAATCCCGGATCCGAGCTTCTGTGATGGTGctcactgcctctacctcgaGCCACTTAGTAAAgtgatctactgccactatcaagaactttttctgccccgtggttggcgtgaaaggccccaggatgtcaattccccacgttgcaaatggccaaggactgGTAATAGGACACTGCTCTGTAGTAGGAGCGTGTCGGATGTTCTGGTGCCTCTGACAGTTTTCACACttctttactatctcctctGCCTGTCTGACCATCAAGGGCCAGTAGTAGCCTTGCAACACTGCTTTCTTTGTTAACATGCGAGGAGCTATGTGTGCCCCACAAATACCTTCATGTATTTCTCTCAACACATACTCCCCTTCTTCTGCCGTCAAGCCTCTCGACCACGGGTGGGTGAATGACTTTCTGTACAAGACTCCGTCGAGGAACGCGTAGTACGGAGCTTGTCGCAAGATTTTGTAGGCTTTATCTCTGTTTTCTGGCAGAGTTCCATCCATCAGGTAGTGGGCTATACCTTGCATCCAATTTTCCAACGGCTGAGTTAGAAAAATAGTTTCATGGTTGTCGATACTGGAATGCTTTTGAACAGAGAAATGGGCCCCTGGTATCTTTTCGTtcactgttgctgctttggcTAGTACATCGGCCTCTTGGTTTTCCAAACGAGGAACTTGCTCTATCACCCATTTTcctccgagctcctgaatcttgttcaagaagaacttgactctgtccacgtatctcctcatttccgaatcccgagcttcaaaagtacccaAGATTTGGCAAACGACTAACTGAGAATCACTCCTTATTGTTACGTGCTCGGCCTTGACCACGTTTACCATTCTCAATCCGATCAACAGAGCCTCATACTCCGCGGCATTGTTGGATGCCGGGAAATCGAATTTTACCGAGCTTCGGAGTGTGACTCCgtgagggcctttcaagactacgCCTGCTCCAGATCCATCCAGATTTGATGCCCCGTCGACTTCTAATACCCACCGTAGAAGTTGTTCGTCAGGTTCCTCCGGTTGGTCGCTTGCTGTGGTCTCGGCTATGAAATCTGCCAatacttgtgctttcagagccgGTCTGGGCTCATACCGGATGTCATATCCTCCCAGCTGGACCGACCAGCTGACCAGCCGTCCCGACATCTCTGGCCTCTGCAGCGCCTTTCTCAAAGGTTGGTTCCTACGTACTACAATGATGTGAGCCTCGAAATATCTCCTTAGTTTTTCCGCCGCCACCttcaatgccaaagcaaatttctcaatttttgggtatctgacctccgggcctttcaagaccctGCTGAGATAGTAAACTGGGGTTTGCAGACCCTTATCCTCCTTCACCAGGACTGCCGCTGCTGTCTCGTCATTCACCGAGAGATACAAGTATAAGATTTCCCCAGGCTCAGGTCTACCTAGCACCGGGGGCGTGCTGAGGTAAACCTTCAGCTCTTCAAAAGCTGTGTTACACTCctctgtccacttgaaattctttgtattcttcaggattttgaaaaatggcaaacatcgtttggccgagCAACTCATGAATCTGCCCAACGCCGTTACTCTCCCGTTCAACTTTTGCACTTCCTTCACCGAGCTGGGTGCTTTCATGCTCATTACTGCCTCGATTTTCTCCGGGTTGGCCTCGATGCCTTTCTCCGAGATGAGGTGCCCTAGAAACTTCCCCGAGCGGACTGCGAAAACACACTTTTCTGGATTCAGCTTGAGGTTAAAACCcttcagcttttcaaaagtttctgccaAATCCTGTGCGTGATCCTCGATCCCCTTAGATTTTACTactatgtcatccacataaacctcgacattcttgcccagttgatctttaaaaacatgattcatgagtctttgataggttgccccagcattttttaaaccaaaaggcatcttcttgtagcaataggtccccagatccgttgtgaaagctgttttctcttcgtcatctttactcatcgggatctggtgatatccctgTGAAGCATCTAAGAAGGCATAGACCGCAAATCCGCACGTCGCgtccaccagttggtcaatgtttggcagagggaaactgtcctttgggcaggcattgtttagatcagtgaaatctatacaaagcctcc
This region of Mercurialis annua linkage group LG1-X, ddMerAnnu1.2, whole genome shotgun sequence genomic DNA includes:
- the LOC126679083 gene encoding uncharacterized protein LOC126679083, translated to MSGDPSDREEGVGYDDDNVDMDEPSAEFYVVRPRPDESAEVGEVGTSVPAGPSRKGKEKRKTVGDKPDDRDIKASRCTLGFLRAVRKAFDIPQEYELSMIPAGKRLNDAPPENTIMLTLEHLQSGIRFPISEQFKRLSNYFEVPLSQVHPNGVRHYSCFLELCRQTGVTDSMRLFCCMYLMSLKDQSHFAYLRFRGERKDMAGGLVSGITDSLRDFKEDYFQVSHPTAFQGMVTTWVAKCYKPDKWFHTPGPLERDDMYKLRDAAPAGEKAQADDLCPKLLFDYWKGTAAASAVNSLDPAKLIGKKRKRPAVRAATPTIPRAAPAAGSAVPRPSPAGETAAKPTSPEVPEGVQVTGLDAIPLRVQRPGETEFPPAAEPRRDIPFVDLGSAETVMGPDNPRMFLNGLLLRSGVLAPVL
- the LOC126672410 gene encoding uncharacterized protein LOC126672410; this translates as MPDLPDVSSDSSTTASCPQGITRARFAEWVGQHNPGVRVSIHELPIAGDIARVTTLPEDEAYYKTYKPENLLATVSALCIQAAQMSYRADRRASQNEDDLLLAKKLMLSEAAKARDAERRASEAEQRALEAGQKASDGASLVAQLEGKLKDSEDRRSEDLEMLGKLRGDISRLETEKAAEKEDFSKQLADVTRRNELASKGLRDSVEDLKKKLAEAERRAEKAEAQAAEGTVREENLYEDFRKMLYVGEVQVGEFVRGRFGADVDVSDFKLDVLELHRRAKELPEDYDMPADIEDYLADDQDQGPN